A genomic segment from Kiritimatiellia bacterium encodes:
- a CDS encoding TraR/DksA C4-type zinc finger protein codes for MAKSAKKSKKSAPVRKKAPVKAKPVKKAAKPVVRARARKPVAAAKPAVALKGRPARKPVAEPKKPLPPPRRLPAAELKKYREVLQKLRDRVVDEISFLAGDNLNRSPRESSGDLSSYSFHMADQGTDNFDREFALNLVSSEQDALYEIDEALQRIETGLYGSCDSCGKPIEKARLKALPFAKMCVHCKSESEKGRSKFRPFGPTIQQGGES; via the coding sequence ATGGCAAAAAGCGCAAAGAAATCCAAGAAAAGCGCGCCCGTTCGGAAGAAGGCCCCGGTCAAGGCCAAGCCCGTCAAGAAGGCGGCCAAGCCGGTTGTCCGGGCCAGGGCCCGCAAGCCGGTCGCGGCCGCGAAGCCCGCGGTGGCCCTGAAAGGCCGTCCGGCTCGCAAGCCGGTCGCGGAACCGAAGAAGCCCCTGCCGCCGCCGCGCCGCCTGCCGGCCGCGGAACTGAAAAAGTACCGCGAGGTGCTCCAGAAGCTCCGCGACCGCGTCGTCGACGAGATTTCGTTCCTGGCGGGCGACAACCTGAACCGGTCCCCGCGCGAGTCGTCCGGCGATCTCTCCAGCTACAGTTTTCACATGGCCGACCAAGGTACCGACAACTTCGACCGCGAGTTCGCCCTGAACCTGGTGAGCAGCGAGCAGGACGCCCTTTACGAGATCGACGAGGCGCTCCAGCGCATCGAGACCGGCCTATACGGTTCGTGCGATTCCTGCGGCAAGCCCATCGAGAAGGCCCGCCTGAAAGCCTTGCCTTTCGCCAAGATGTGCGTGCATTGCAAGAGCGAGTCGGAAAAGGGCCGCAGCAAGTTCCGGCCGTTCGGGCCGACGATCCAACAGGGTGGGGAATCCTGA
- the lspA gene encoding signal peptidase II, translating into MSVILLAFIVAALDQATKWYVRAHFDFGVAHPVIPGFFDLTYVRNTGAAWGMLGGQNAVLTLLSVVILVLMVIFRRSFLSRTWEHRLALALLVGGVVGNLLDRVRLGWVTDFLDFHVRGWHWPAFNIADAAICAGAGLYIVSAFWVAGHPLNESRRKAEPAAPSPES; encoded by the coding sequence ATGTCGGTGATCCTGCTGGCTTTCATCGTCGCGGCGCTGGATCAGGCGACAAAGTGGTACGTGCGCGCGCACTTCGACTTCGGCGTCGCGCACCCGGTCATCCCGGGCTTCTTCGACCTGACCTATGTCCGCAACACCGGCGCGGCCTGGGGCATGCTCGGCGGCCAGAACGCCGTGCTGACCCTCCTCTCGGTCGTCATCCTCGTCCTCATGGTGATCTTCCGGCGCTCGTTCTTGAGCCGGACCTGGGAGCACCGCCTGGCGCTGGCGTTGCTCGTCGGCGGCGTGGTCGGCAACCTGCTCGACCGTGTGCGCCTCGGCTGGGTCACGGATTTCCTCGATTTCCACGTGCGCGGCTGGCACTGGCCGGCGTTCAACATCGCGGACGCGGCCATCTGCGCGGGCGCGGGCCTGTACATCGTGTCCGCGTTCTGGGTGGCCGGCCATCCCCTCAATGAATCCCGCCGCAAGGCGGAGCCGGCCGCGCCGTCCCCGGAGTCCTGA
- the miaA gene encoding tRNA (adenosine(37)-N6)-dimethylallyltransferase MiaA: MTGAPTAWFLVGPTAAGKSAVAQHLAERESLDILSADSMLVYRGMDIGTDKPTAAERRRVRYRGLDLAGPGESFSVGRYLEAARAAFHETAPGRLIVVGGTGLYVKCLVEGLDAAPPADPELRRRLSELDVAGLQEELRRRDPARLEALADPRNPRRLIRAIELAETSAHPSRLARPSGPPMVGLRPQAAPWRAKIGERVRKMFDGGLLEEARRLHERHSALSATARHAIGYAEAFAVLDGTLTVGQAREQVVHRTWQLARRQMTWFRHQVRVEWIDHDFSEPVARLADRVWAAWRKHGPNPVVLPG; encoded by the coding sequence ATGACCGGTGCGCCGACTGCCTGGTTTCTCGTCGGGCCGACCGCGGCCGGGAAATCGGCCGTCGCGCAGCACCTGGCCGAGCGCGAAAGCCTCGACATTCTCTCCGCCGATTCCATGCTCGTCTACCGGGGCATGGACATCGGCACCGACAAGCCTACAGCGGCTGAACGCCGCCGCGTCCGCTACCGGGGCCTGGACTTGGCCGGCCCCGGCGAGTCGTTCAGCGTCGGCCGGTACCTCGAGGCCGCCCGCGCGGCCTTCCACGAGACGGCGCCGGGCCGGCTGATCGTGGTCGGGGGCACCGGCCTGTACGTGAAGTGCCTCGTCGAGGGACTCGATGCCGCGCCGCCGGCCGATCCTGAACTCCGCCGGCGGCTTTCGGAACTGGATGTCGCTGGACTGCAGGAGGAATTGCGGCGGCGCGATCCGGCGCGCCTGGAAGCGCTGGCCGATCCCCGGAATCCGCGCCGGCTGATCCGGGCCATCGAGTTGGCCGAGACCTCCGCTCACCCTTCCCGCCTCGCGCGCCCGTCGGGGCCGCCGATGGTCGGCCTGCGGCCCCAGGCCGCGCCGTGGCGCGCGAAGATCGGGGAACGGGTGCGCAAGATGTTTGACGGAGGACTGCTGGAAGAAGCGCGACGCCTGCACGAGCGGCACTCCGCGCTTTCCGCTACCGCCCGCCACGCCATCGGCTACGCCGAGGCCTTCGCGGTGCTGGACGGAACCCTGACCGTGGGGCAGGCGCGGGAGCAGGTCGTCCACCGCACCTGGCAGTTGGCGCGCCGGCAGATGACCTGGTTCCGGCACCAGGTCCGCGTGGAGTGGATCGATCACGATTTCAGCGAGCCCGTCGCCCGGCTCGCGGACCGGGTATGGGCGGCATGGAGGAAACATGGGCCGAACCCCGTTGTCCTTCCGGGATGA